aCCAAAAGggaaaattaaaatggaaaagCAAAGGAAACCGTAAATTGTGCTTTATTAATCCAATATGCTTACCCATATCCAAAAGAAAAATGCAATCTCAAAAGCATTTTGGAAGAGGATGAAGTGAATCAGGAAGAGGACAATGTGCGGACGATTAAACCAGAAGTGGTCATCTCTTGGTTGAACAACTAATTCACCTTCTATGGCCGAATGCTTCTCAGCTACTTCATGAGCTAGTTGGATTATTACATGCTCCAACTTAGTACCCACAGCAAGTAGAAGCTGAAGAATGCAaaccaacaaaagaaaaaataattaaagaggaAGATATATACAAGGTTGGGAGACAAACAATTAGAAAAGAAATACATCAACTTGTATTGTATGCATAGAGAATTAATGTGTAGACATTCCTATGCATACACTGTtagcaagaaataaaaattgatagaGGGGTAAGTGGGTAATACTTGTATTAATACATGACTCTTCTATAGGTAGAATTTTAATTAtggaaaacagaaaaagaaattttacaaaCCACTGAAAATTTAAGCGCAAAATTTAATCAAGAGTATAGAAATTTAACTAGTAAAGTATATATGTTGCTTACTATTGGGAAATAATTACCTATCCTACAAGAACATCCAATTCCATCCATTTACCCCCtctaagagaaaaaatagataaatcatTAACACATGACATGTTACATTAATGTAATTGTAATTGGAgtttgaaggattttttagaCCAATTTACTACAAGCGTTGAAACAGTTTTGCTCTTGAATTGTACTTATTCAGAAATTAAGATATGGTGATGTGTTAACGGCTAGAGTAAAATAAACGTACACAGAAAAGAACCaatcaaatttatcaatttacTTACAATGAGAGGAATGAAAGAAATCCAGAAATATGCGTGCCAACCTGTAAAAGTAAACCAAACATCTTAATTTTGAGagtcaaattaattttctttgaatAGAAAAGCCAAAACATGCAATTGAACCACTACTCCTTATAGGCAAAGGTATatcattattgttttttttttaactcaggTATCATTATTGTTAATGATCCTCGTTGATCACACTTGAAATTAATTACGTATACATAAAATCCTTCACATCCTTTTTTTATGTgcaagaatattttatttacatttatttcaTCAACAAAAGCACAAAAAGAGATTAGTAGGAAATTGCTACATTCGTAAACAATGTCACATGATATAAAATTACCAACAAAATTGATCACTTAGATCGATGAAGGCCATAAGTAGAAACACAAAACAGGTTCTGGATCCCAGTTTTGGGCACCACAGAGAAGGTTCAAACATAGCAGAGGCAATTAGACTctgttatatataacatgtaCACATTGGCTTAGGTGGGCTCATTGggtttattattaaaatgattaaaaaaattggaaaaaccaaaagaaatgaaaattaatattctaactcaaaagtctaaattattttataagtataTCCACTAAATcgcattaaatgcttttttaatGCTGACTTTTATATTAGGcgttgtttcaattttttttacatagttGGATGGATTTAGATATGAGATTATCAAATCCGATTCCCAACTTGATAAATCCATGAACCCAACACAAACCAAATTTATGGTTGGCTCACATCAGATTAGTTGGGTCAAGTATAGCCATGATCACCATGCATGATCCATCCATGTTGTCAAGAAACCACAAAGTTATAGTAAAAAAAGATGATTGGGGTTCAATGTGATACAAGATATTgataacagaaaatgaaaatatatacttGCAATTTCTCTGGTCCAATAAAGTATGTAATCAACTTATAACTGCAGTattcaattcataaaaaaaaaataaaaaaaatttaacaataactTTAAGTAGAAATTATAGATAACATGCAGTAGTAAAAAAAAGGTCATAACTTCAAAGTCTAGTAGCTTACCATGGACATTCAGCAACATAAAGATGACCACAAAGATCCAAAGATACCAGCTGCAACCATGAAATTGTAATCGTAActacaaagaataaaaaacttaCACAATAGGCTAAACAACAAAGAAAGTTTGCAATTGATGAATGAAGGTGTGTGATAAGTATATAAGCATAAATAATTACTAGAGAATTATTCTTCAGAAGCATATACCTTATACCAACAACTTTCTTGAAATCATCTTCAAGGGTACGAATCATGTATTTATGGAAATTAAACTTTGGATTTCCTTTGCAGTGGGTCTAAAACAGAGATACAAAACAGATAATATCATGAATCAATTATAGAAGCCACAGCCTAATAGCAAGCTAGAGCTTATTTTACTGCACATTAAATACTCACCATAATGAACCCAAGCCTTAATGTCACATAATCTAATTTGGTCACAGATCCATAAAATTGCTTGAAGAATGATTTCTGAAAGAAACatgaaaaatgagaaagaatTACAATAATTTCAATAACAGCATGACAAAGTCACATGACCATAATTTCTATAGTTACTAGTGTGTGTTGCCTATAGTAAGGATCAATCACAATTTTAACCCCTTAAGAAAATTGTCAATCGGTAAATGAAGCTAGACTGGATCAGAGACAGTGAACCAAATAAATTTAGCATGTGTGTGGTTGCGCTATATAACTTGTAACGGAAATGGTGGCATTAGTGTGTCTTCAAATGAAAcgattagaatatatatatatatatatatataatatcctCTCTTTTATCAAAGTTTAAGACAATTTAATACTTGTAAACAACTTACCACCCAACCCAGAACAGCAGAATCTTTGCCAAGACCAGTAAAACGATTCTGGATAAAAGCGTGTTGGTGAACATGAGTCACTGTTGGTTCCAAAACTGCATTAAACCAATATGCATTTTAGCAGAGTAAACAATCGTTGGATGGCTTATACGAAGTTTAATACTAAGCATATTATGCTAATCCAATCTAATGTGGTGCATATTTGCATTAAAAGTTTCTTGTTGGTCACTCGAGGCATAAATTGAAGCGATTGAAAGATATGTAAAATGAGAGATAGGTTATGAGATAGCTTTTCAGAAGTTCAATCAGCAacataatttgtaaaataattatagacTTAGACTTGGGCACATTGAATTTTTTATCAGTTTTTGTACATTTTCCTATAAGAAATGATGGACATATTTCATTAGTTGTTTTGGAATAGATTTTGATGAAAGGATACAAAGCTCATCTAAACTGATTGGTGCATAAATGCATTTGAAGTTTCATGTTAGCCATACATGCATTTGAAGTTTCATGTTAGCCATTCAAGAGACATATATTAAAGAGATTAAAACAGTTGTAAACTGAAAGATCAATTATCAAAGGAGAAATCAAGTAAAATATTGAGTTAACAATatgtaattgaaatttaaactgAATGGAGAACTGAGGGGTCACTCccacttcaatttttatatatgatgatgataaatagaagttttaaaaattagcaATCACAGAAACAGAAATTTGGCCTACAGGATCATGATGAGTTGAAAGGCTTAGCGTTTGATGGCTACCAAATGCTCCACAGGTTAATGAAATAATTGAACATAGAGAAAGTAATTAACCAATTAGTATATCTGTTTACCTGgttgtgtttcatttttattgtcattGCCAATAGAGTCTTCCCAGTGCTTCCACTCACGTATCTGTTAATCagagttaattttttttgtttttatggaaTCAGAGTTAATTATTAGTACTGTAAAAAAGAGTTTTAAACTAGCACATCTTATAATAAAGCATATTATGCACTCACTTTTAACCCTCCAAAGACAACAGTGAGAACACAAAATGTGACATGGGCCACAGCTAGGACAAAAATAAAGGTATGAAGGTGGTGCAGTGCCTCCACAGATAATAGAGGAACCTTGCcctgaaaacaaaatttaaatacatatgaTACTTTGGTTAGGcatattaaaattgaatatcGAAGGCATAAAAATGAGAAATCATCAAATAAAAACTGTCGAAATAACTATGAATATGATAAttgaaacaacaacaacaaagccttaggtcggctacatggatcacacaACGGTCATTTGACActattaaaaatcaaacattcaGGAATATTATTAAACTTGAGATCTCTCTTGATAATCGAAAGGAAGAGATAAAAATGACCATAGCATAACATGCATTTTATTCTATGGTTTTAATACCTTCCTAGCACAAAGTTTTTCTCCTGTTGCTGGTTGGTGATCCTCattctcactctcactctcagcTAAAAGGCGCCTAGCAGTGCCAGAAATatcagagaaagagaaaaatgtcTGAAAATGTGATGTGGTTTTTGttgattcttccttttctttatcCTTTAGACTGCAAGGAAGCATATGGTGAGTCCAACCCACTGGAACACAAATTCTGATGATCCCATTTTGTGTTATTGTCAGTAGCAGAGAAATAAAGCCCAACAGCATCAACTctgaaacaaaaacagaaaaggaaaacaaatacaaattaatCACATCCCGATTTTCATAACGAAAGTCCCTGCATACCCATTAATCATTAAGAATTATGcattatttaatcaaaattagaattttatctCAATTACTAATGCCTACTTAAACTCTAATTTGAGAACCACGCCAAAAGCCAAAAAGCATGTATAGTTAAAGCGCCTAAgttttgtttcaaaattgaTCACATCATCCCATTTAGCCTATAAAATTGATCACATcccattttttcatataaaaaaactcTGCATAcccattaaaaattaagaagaaaaaaatgggaaGTCAACTCTTTGATATTTAACCATTTTTCTCGGCTGATCAGTCGCTAATTCCTCGCCAACAGGTACACTCATGAATCAAAAATTAGACTTTCAATAACTCGTGTTGACTTCATCATTCAACTTAGTCTTGCAAAACTCTAACTTTGAGAACCACACCAAAAGAACAAAAGCATGTATAGTTGAGGATCACTTAAGTTTTGTTGTAAAATTGATCATATATTCATatctcatttaataaaaaaaaatgtaaagaaaggATAAAAAGAAGTACCTTCTTTGATTTTTTCCAGGGCTTCATAGAGTGGCTTCTGATTCTTCCTCTTGAGAAACTTCCCTCCATAATGAAGAAACCTTTCAGCAGCAAACGAAGCAGCAACAATCACAGAAcaaacaacagcaacaacccaaGTGGGAGTGAATTCCAAATTGTTCCCTTCTTCACCTCCACCACCCATTTTCTCTTCACTCTTCTAAACCTCTCTCTATAtccctatatatataatctcttcctctctcttctattgtgttaatttcaatttttctgtGTGGAAAGTAGAAACTATTCAATACCCTTTTGGTTCAATAACTCGTcacattcaaaattttaattgtgcTGAGGTTTGAACTCTGAAAGCTCGAATTTATTGTTGTCTTTGGAACATGATGAAATTGACATGCCTTAACAACTCTTGTAGGGTGTTCATTCTGCAAAACCACGCGGTTAAGGCGACTTTTGACGCATGAACGTGTTAcaacttaattacaaaaactaCTATCCTATAGTCTCACGATTCAATGCTATGATCTATGTACAGTATCTGATTCCGTTTAAACTATTGTCCATTTATAGAGTTTTTCTAACCTTGTATACGAGCTTCTTACTTAATTAGTGCAAAAGACCAAGTGATTGGTCCATCACGTTGGTTTAACTCtattatatttcaaaagaaaaacgtGATGTAGtcataaacaaaacaaagtgaTTGATTCGGtgccttaaatttttttaagagggTACCATTGTCTTTTCACCaagaatcaataaaaaaaaattcacctcTTTCTATTATTAACGTAtagtcaacaatttttttttatcaattattataataagaTTTCTTTTCGTATCTTTTagcacattatttatttttttactttgaattGTCTCTTTCTCATATGAATATCGGAGAATATGAAcatattttcaataaagttaaaggataaattttaaaaaatattataattataaacaaatttaattttaataactaaattaattagtgTAAATTAGCCCATTGGAGAAATTATTTGAAAGAATACATTTGTTCTAATTATTTTAGCCCATTGGAGAAATTATTCCAAATTAGCCCATTGGAGAAATTAGTCCattggaaaaattattttaaacttttttttgcttaaatattttttcctttaaaatacatttgttctaattttaaataaatatttagtcgTAAAGACCGatttataagaatttttaaagaagaaattaaaaaaaattaacatatatgtatataaaataaaaaaattatgaaattatattttaataaaaaaagacaaatcaatCAATTATCATTATATAATAAGAAGGTTTTGTCATCTAAGAGATGCATGTAGCATcactttattcattttttttcctaaaattcgtcgatttttatttttgtttttaagtcataa
The Glycine max cultivar Williams 82 chromosome 16, Glycine_max_v4.0, whole genome shotgun sequence genome window above contains:
- the LOC100787826 gene encoding MLO-like protein 1, whose protein sequence is MGGGGEEGNNLEFTPTWVVAVVCSVIVAASFAAERFLHYGGKFLKRKNQKPLYEALEKIKEELMLLGFISLLLTITQNGIIRICVPVGWTHHMLPCSLKDKEKEESTKTTSHFQTFFSFSDISGTARRLLAESESENEDHQPATGEKLCARKGKVPLLSVEALHHLHTFIFVLAVAHVTFCVLTVVFGGLKIREWKHWEDSIGNDNKNETQPVLEPTVTHVHQHAFIQNRFTGLGKDSAVLGWVKSFFKQFYGSVTKLDYVTLRLGFIMTHCKGNPKFNFHKYMIRTLEDDFKKVVGISWYLWIFVVIFMLLNVHGWHAYFWISFIPLILLLAVGTKLEHVIIQLAHEVAEKHSAIEGELVVQPRDDHFWFNRPHIVLFLIHFILFQNAFEIAFFFWIWVTYGFDSCIMGRVRYIVPRLIIGVFIQLLCSYSTLPLYAIVTQMGTHFKKAIFDEQVQARLVGWAQKAKKKGQRGDNSLSGQESSRAGAGIQLGSVFRRESASEDNVIVPRNDGSE